One Polaribacter sp. KT25b DNA segment encodes these proteins:
- a CDS encoding HsdR family type I site-specific deoxyribonuclease yields the protein MHKLSEDSIEQSFIDQLIGQGYTYHYGPDIAPYSDNPQREGFESVLLEQQLKNALRHLNPNVPESARVEAYHKIINLGTQDLMENNERFHTLLTNGVTVEYHKEGRTKGINVRLLDVENPENNQFWVVNQLVVKENNNEKRFDVVIYINGLPLVFVELKNATDEKATIKKAYTQIQNYKTAVPSIFYYNSICVISDGIDAKTSSVSAPLSRFLSWKSPTPKVKDPRTELQILTEYMLNKKTVVELIRYCTVFEQEEKKDDKTGLIFQIKIKKVAAYHQYYAVQKAVAQTIRATGNMPSSNFSQRENKNINYRGNYMFSGLLKTAREFRKKGTPVEKTLWEVLRNRQVLDLKFRRQHQIGDYIVDFYCNELKLIIELDGDYHFTETQQLKDKKREAYLTKIGNTVIRFKNETVDNNIEEILLKIKEIKDVKSGFSPAGRDGSEGYGNRKIGVVWHTQGSGKSLSMVFYSGQIVTHPQMENPTIVILTDRNDLDDQLFATFGNCKELLRQTPVQAESRNHIKELLHVSGGGVIFTTIQKFSPEEGNVFETISERTNIVVVADEAHRSQYGFTGRLVETDEGSEIRYGNAKYLRDALPNASYIGFTGTPIEKEDKSTPAVFGEYIDVYDTKQAVDDGATVPISYESRLVKIKLNEEVTKSIDAKIDDIEDTTEAQIEKAKKKSAAIEKIIGKEDRLKDIATDLVSHFEARQKVFEGKAMIVGMSRTICAKLYNQIIALRPDWHHDDLDKGAIKVIMTSTSDDDAILQPHHTTKTQRKALAASIKDPNDPLQMVIVRDMWLTGFDAPNLHTMYIDKKMQGANLMQAIARVNRVYKDKPGGLIVDYIGIGQDLRNAMATYLQSGGEGTPIVDIKEAIAGMLEKFEVVEQQFHGYDYKAYFASETNIKLQILLGAQNFILQTEDLKNRFLKEVTLLSKLFAMSIPSPQADNIKDEVAFFQAVKARINKFTGTSTKSDYEVETAIKQIVDDALSSEGVIDVFEAAGIKAPSVGILSDEFLLEVKNMQQKNVAFELLKKLLADEVSVRKTKNIAQGKRFSEILESVVKRYHNNQIDSAQVLAELSAIAKDMRLEDQKSTDLNLTPEEYAFYSVLKENSSTSFLKDDKMKELIHTIVDVIRKNATVDWSKRDDVRAKLRLTVKKILMRYGYPPDVAKMEADKVLAQGESLAEMFSKE from the coding sequence ATGCATAAACTTTCAGAAGATAGCATAGAACAATCTTTTATAGACCAACTAATTGGTCAAGGATATACCTATCATTATGGTCCAGACATTGCACCTTATAGCGACAATCCGCAACGCGAAGGTTTTGAGTCTGTGTTGTTAGAGCAGCAGTTAAAAAATGCCTTACGTCATTTAAATCCAAACGTTCCAGAATCGGCACGCGTAGAAGCGTATCATAAAATCATCAACTTAGGTACACAAGATTTAATGGAAAACAACGAGCGTTTCCATACCTTATTAACCAATGGTGTAACGGTTGAGTATCACAAAGAAGGCAGAACAAAAGGGATTAATGTAAGGTTGTTAGATGTAGAAAACCCAGAGAATAACCAGTTTTGGGTAGTAAACCAATTAGTAGTTAAAGAAAACAACAACGAAAAACGTTTTGATGTTGTTATTTATATCAACGGATTGCCATTGGTATTCGTAGAGCTTAAAAATGCAACCGACGAAAAAGCCACTATAAAAAAAGCATATACCCAAATACAAAATTATAAAACCGCTGTACCAAGTATTTTTTATTACAATAGCATTTGTGTAATTAGTGATGGTATCGATGCTAAAACCTCTAGTGTGTCTGCACCTTTGTCGCGTTTTTTATCTTGGAAATCGCCAACACCAAAAGTAAAAGACCCTAGAACGGAATTACAAATTCTAACAGAGTACATGCTTAACAAAAAAACAGTGGTAGAATTGATACGCTACTGTACCGTTTTTGAGCAAGAAGAAAAAAAGGATGATAAAACTGGTTTAATCTTTCAAATAAAAATTAAAAAGGTAGCAGCTTATCATCAATACTACGCAGTACAAAAAGCAGTAGCACAAACCATACGTGCTACAGGAAACATGCCCTCCTCTAATTTCTCCCAAAGGGAGAATAAAAATATTAATTACAGAGGTAATTACATGTTTTCGGGTTTGTTAAAAACTGCAAGAGAATTCAGAAAAAAAGGAACACCCGTAGAAAAAACACTTTGGGAAGTATTAAGAAATAGGCAAGTTCTAGATTTGAAATTTAGAAGACAGCATCAAATAGGTGACTACATTGTAGATTTTTATTGTAATGAATTAAAGTTAATTATTGAATTGGATGGTGATTATCATTTTACAGAAACACAACAACTTAAAGATAAGAAAAGAGAAGCTTATTTAACAAAAATAGGTAATACCGTAATTAGGTTTAAAAACGAAACCGTTGATAATAATATTGAAGAAATATTATTAAAAATTAAGGAAATTAAAGATGTTAAATCTGGTTTCTCTCCCGCTGGGAGAGACGGAAGTGAGGGCTATGGCAATCGAAAGATTGGTGTAGTGTGGCATACACAAGGTTCTGGTAAGTCTTTATCTATGGTGTTTTATAGCGGACAAATAGTAACGCATCCGCAAATGGAAAATCCTACTATTGTGATACTTACAGATAGAAACGATTTAGACGACCAATTATTTGCAACCTTTGGTAATTGTAAAGAATTGTTGCGTCAAACACCAGTACAGGCAGAAAGTAGAAACCATATTAAAGAATTGTTACATGTATCTGGCGGAGGCGTTATTTTTACCACCATTCAAAAATTCTCACCAGAAGAAGGTAATGTATTTGAAACCATTTCTGAAAGAACAAATATTGTTGTGGTTGCAGACGAAGCACATCGCAGTCAATACGGATTTACAGGACGTTTGGTAGAAACTGACGAAGGCTCAGAAATTAGATATGGTAATGCCAAATATTTGCGAGATGCCTTACCCAATGCGTCCTACATAGGTTTTACAGGAACCCCCATAGAAAAGGAAGACAAATCTACACCAGCAGTTTTTGGGGAGTACATTGATGTGTACGATACTAAACAAGCAGTAGATGATGGTGCAACAGTACCTATTAGTTACGAGTCGCGTTTGGTAAAAATTAAACTCAACGAAGAAGTTACGAAATCTATAGATGCAAAAATAGATGACATAGAAGACACCACCGAAGCACAAATAGAAAAAGCAAAAAAGAAAAGTGCTGCTATAGAAAAAATTATTGGTAAAGAAGACCGATTAAAAGATATTGCTACAGACTTAGTATCGCATTTTGAAGCACGCCAAAAAGTCTTTGAAGGTAAAGCCATGATAGTGGGTATGAGTCGTACCATTTGTGCAAAACTCTACAATCAGATTATTGCTTTACGTCCAGATTGGCATCATGATGATTTAGATAAAGGCGCTATAAAAGTAATCATGACAAGTACTAGTGATGACGATGCTATCTTACAACCACATCATACCACTAAAACACAACGTAAAGCATTAGCTGCAAGTATAAAAGACCCAAACGACCCGTTACAAATGGTGATTGTTAGAGACATGTGGCTTACAGGTTTTGACGCACCAAATTTGCATACTATGTATATTGATAAAAAGATGCAAGGTGCTAATTTAATGCAAGCCATAGCACGTGTAAATCGTGTGTATAAAGACAAGCCAGGTGGTTTAATTGTAGATTATATTGGTATTGGGCAAGACTTGCGTAACGCCATGGCTACGTATTTGCAAAGTGGAGGCGAAGGCACACCTATTGTAGATATTAAAGAAGCGATTGCAGGCATGTTAGAAAAGTTTGAAGTGGTAGAGCAACAGTTTCATGGCTATGATTATAAGGCTTATTTCGCATCAGAAACCAATATAAAACTGCAAATACTACTAGGTGCACAGAATTTTATATTACAAACAGAAGATTTAAAAAATAGATTTTTAAAAGAAGTTACCCTTTTATCTAAACTGTTTGCCATGTCTATTCCGAGTCCGCAAGCAGATAATATAAAAGATGAAGTTGCCTTTTTTCAGGCAGTAAAAGCACGTATCAATAAATTTACAGGAACAAGCACAAAATCTGACTACGAAGTAGAAACTGCCATTAAACAAATTGTAGACGATGCACTATCTAGCGAAGGTGTAATTGATGTTTTTGAAGCAGCGGGAATCAAAGCACCATCTGTAGGTATATTATCTGACGAGTTTTTGTTAGAAGTAAAAAACATGCAACAGAAAAATGTAGCTTTTGAGTTGCTTAAAAAGTTGTTAGCCGATGAGGTTAGCGTGCGAAAAACAAAAAACATAGCACAAGGAAAACGATTTTCTGAAATATTAGAATCTGTTGTAAAACGTTACCATAACAATCAAATAGATTCGGCGCAAGTATTAGCAGAACTCTCTGCAATTGCAAAAGATATGCGTTTAGAAGACCAAAAGAGTACAGATTTAAACTTAACACCAGAAGAGTATGCTTTTTACAGTGTTCTAAAAGAAAATAGTTCTACTAGCTTTTTGAAAGATGATAAAATGAAAGAACTGATTCATACCATTGTTGATGTGATTAGAAAAAATGCCACAGTAGATTGGAGTAAACGAGATGATGTAAGAGCTAAATTAAGACTAACGGTTAAAAAGATTTTAATGCGTTATGGGTATCCGCCAGATGTTGCAAAAATGGAAGCGGATAAAGTTTTAGCACAAGGAGAAAGTTTGGCAGAGATGTTTTCTAAAGAGTAA
- the manA gene encoding mannose-6-phosphate isomerase, class I: MTDKIWRLKGKIQNYAWGGTAYISELLGEQVSEEPRAEYWLGAHVNAPSMLESSEGSTPLDAYLNANLTKVLGTKIADKFGRLPFLFKVLDVNDMLSIQVHPSKKEAEKGFKFENEQGIPLTAKNRNYKDDNHKPEIMVALSEFWLLHGFLPKEKLIQVLKTIPEFNPLVTVFEEKGYFGLYKQVMEQTTEETNNILQPLVDRLLPLYKAGKLDRTNPGYWAAKAVDAAEDTTILDKGIYSIYFFNIVKANKGEAVFQDAGIPHAYLEGQNMELMANSDNVLRGGLTPKHVDVPELLKHVVFEETHPNIMLGELQEDGIERIYKSPAPDFELSQIVLKPEVKYQSIAQTAQVLIVIEGEAEVSEGAVSLVLKKGQAAFLSAESNYSISSPSFATMYKATAP; the protein is encoded by the coding sequence ATGACAGATAAAATATGGAGATTAAAAGGAAAAATTCAAAATTATGCTTGGGGAGGAACTGCATATATTTCTGAATTATTAGGTGAACAAGTAAGTGAGGAACCAAGAGCCGAATATTGGCTTGGAGCACATGTAAATGCACCTTCAATGTTAGAGTCATCAGAAGGTAGTACACCTTTAGACGCTTATTTAAATGCAAATCTTACCAAGGTATTAGGAACTAAAATAGCTGATAAGTTTGGTCGATTACCTTTTTTATTCAAGGTGTTAGATGTTAACGACATGTTGTCTATTCAGGTGCATCCTTCTAAAAAAGAAGCAGAAAAAGGATTTAAATTCGAAAATGAACAAGGAATTCCTTTAACCGCAAAGAATAGAAATTATAAAGATGATAACCACAAGCCAGAAATAATGGTGGCTCTTAGTGAGTTTTGGTTGTTACATGGTTTTTTACCAAAAGAGAAGTTAATTCAGGTTTTAAAAACGATTCCAGAATTCAATCCTCTTGTAACTGTTTTTGAAGAAAAAGGATATTTTGGTCTTTACAAACAAGTAATGGAGCAAACTACAGAAGAAACTAATAACATATTACAACCTTTAGTAGATCGTTTATTACCACTGTACAAAGCTGGTAAATTAGATAGAACCAATCCAGGATATTGGGCAGCAAAAGCAGTAGATGCTGCAGAAGACACTACCATTTTAGATAAAGGAATTTATTCCATTTACTTTTTTAATATCGTAAAGGCTAATAAAGGAGAAGCGGTTTTTCAAGATGCTGGTATTCCTCACGCCTATTTAGAAGGTCAGAATATGGAATTAATGGCGAATTCTGATAACGTTTTACGAGGTGGTTTAACTCCCAAACATGTAGATGTACCAGAGTTGTTAAAACATGTTGTTTTTGAAGAAACGCATCCTAATATTATGTTAGGAGAATTGCAAGAAGATGGTATAGAGCGTATCTATAAAAGTCCTGCGCCAGATTTCGAATTGAGTCAAATCGTACTTAAACCAGAAGTTAAATATCAATCAATAGCACAAACAGCACAAGTTTTAATTGTTATTGAAGGAGAAGCAGAAGTTTCTGAAGGAGCTGTTTCTTTAGTTTTAAAGAAAGGGCAAGCTGCTTTTTTATCCGCAGAAAGTAATTACAGTATTTCTTCACCAAGTTTTGCTACGATGTATAAGGCTACGGCACCATAA
- a CDS encoding DEAD/DEAH box helicase family protein yields the protein MKNTLLFKDLNFPPTYKYSSDSNHIPLEFYEDTFPIAKTIDLLLGYFSSNAIKVLSKSFAEFIYNGGKMRLITNHFLSENDFDNLLDNTEINNEDKIIDIFKNLEDLEKNLSKEGQHFFDCLKFLLKKKRLELIPVKFNGFDLAHCKKMILFDGKDYISTDGSINFTLSALIKNSESFQLDAPWVSNVSKERIEEEKVNFEKIYSNQHPNYKQIDKKEIEKVISNIGNDKNIRDLLDDSIKLGSDSYSKKVNFILTKKKERFNTLIEKIDNTPKFPFPQGPRKYQKDAYNEWVKKDYSGVFAMATGTGKTITSLNCLLNLYKESGNYRAIILVPSIALLNQWEEEVKSFNFKKILKVGGGNNWEKDLANYSSNYSWGLKNDLIIISTYGSFVLDRFQKLFQKIQEDFLLIADEAHNMGANNIQKKLKDVKVNKKIGLSATPKRIYDPEGTLAIDSFFKDTPPYTYSFGMAKALEFGFLTGYKYYPLIVELSECEFEEYTEISKKLLKFFDFDKGKFRDDPIVEILLLKRKSIIHKATNKLDLFSSIIKELIKNKKNKFVFAYIPEGNTTNNDGDTVKILNEYLKRIHNNYPKLKMNSYTSEDQNLEEVLRGFEDGKIEVLFAMKMLDEGVDVPRAEVGIFASSTGNPRQFIQRRGRLLRKHKDKAFATIYDMVVIPRLESNLGELFNIEKNLVKNELNRVAYFASLAMNFYDSKEALNDVCQKYDLDLDTIINEL from the coding sequence ATGAAAAATACCTTATTATTCAAAGATTTGAATTTTCCTCCTACCTATAAATATAGTTCGGATTCAAATCATATACCTTTAGAATTTTACGAAGACACTTTTCCTATTGCCAAAACAATAGATTTATTATTAGGATATTTTAGCTCTAATGCTATTAAAGTTTTATCAAAAAGTTTTGCTGAATTTATTTATAACGGGGGTAAAATGAGATTAATTACAAATCATTTCCTAAGTGAAAATGATTTTGATAACTTATTAGATAACACAGAGATTAATAATGAAGATAAAATTATTGATATTTTCAAAAACCTTGAAGATTTAGAAAAGAACTTAAGCAAAGAGGGACAACACTTTTTTGATTGCCTAAAATTTCTTTTAAAAAAGAAAAGGTTAGAATTAATTCCAGTAAAATTTAATGGATTTGATTTAGCACATTGTAAAAAAATGATTCTTTTTGATGGCAAGGATTATATATCAACTGATGGAAGTATAAATTTCACTTTATCAGCATTAATAAAAAATTCAGAAAGCTTTCAATTAGATGCTCCTTGGGTAAGTAATGTAAGTAAAGAAAGGATTGAAGAGGAAAAGGTAAACTTTGAAAAAATTTACAGTAACCAACATCCTAATTATAAACAAATTGATAAAAAAGAAATAGAAAAAGTTATTTCTAATATTGGAAATGATAAAAACATAAGAGACTTATTAGATGATTCCATTAAATTAGGAAGCGATTCATACAGTAAAAAAGTCAATTTTATCTTAACCAAAAAAAAAGAAAGATTTAATACTTTAATAGAAAAAATAGATAACACCCCTAAATTCCCTTTCCCTCAAGGTCCTAGAAAATATCAAAAAGATGCTTATAATGAATGGGTAAAAAAAGACTACTCTGGTGTATTTGCTATGGCAACTGGTACAGGTAAAACAATTACATCTCTTAATTGTTTATTAAACTTATATAAAGAAAGTGGTAATTATAGAGCTATAATTCTAGTTCCATCAATTGCTTTATTAAATCAATGGGAAGAAGAAGTAAAATCTTTTAATTTTAAAAAAATACTTAAAGTTGGAGGCGGAAACAATTGGGAAAAAGACTTAGCAAACTACTCAAGTAATTATTCTTGGGGTTTGAAAAATGATTTAATAATCATATCAACTTATGGAAGTTTTGTTCTAGATAGGTTTCAAAAATTATTTCAAAAAATACAAGAAGACTTTTTATTAATTGCTGATGAAGCTCACAATATGGGAGCAAACAATATACAGAAGAAACTTAAAGATGTAAAAGTTAATAAAAAGATTGGGCTTTCTGCTACTCCTAAAAGAATATATGACCCTGAAGGTACTTTAGCTATTGATTCATTCTTTAAAGACACACCTCCTTACACCTATAGTTTTGGAATGGCAAAAGCTTTAGAGTTTGGATTCTTAACAGGATATAAATATTACCCATTAATTGTTGAATTGAGTGAGTGTGAGTTTGAAGAATATACTGAAATCTCTAAAAAACTGCTAAAGTTTTTTGATTTTGACAAAGGTAAATTTAGAGATGACCCTATTGTAGAAATATTACTACTAAAAAGAAAAAGTATTATACATAAAGCAACAAACAAACTAGATCTTTTTAGTTCAATTATTAAAGAGCTTATAAAAAATAAAAAAAATAAATTTGTTTTTGCATATATCCCAGAAGGAAACACCACAAACAATGATGGTGACACTGTTAAAATACTAAATGAATACCTTAAAAGGATACACAATAATTACCCTAAACTAAAAATGAATTCATATACTTCAGAAGATCAAAATTTAGAAGAAGTACTAAGAGGATTTGAAGATGGTAAGATAGAAGTTTTATTTGCCATGAAAATGCTTGATGAAGGAGTAGATGTACCAAGGGCTGAAGTTGGAATTTTTGCTAGTAGTACGGGAAACCCTCGTCAATTTATTCAAAGAAGGGGTAGATTGCTCAGAAAACATAAAGACAAAGCTTTTGCAACTATTTATGATATGGTAGTTATACCAAGATTAGAAAGCAATTTAGGAGAGCTTTTTAACATAGAAAAAAATCTTGTTAAAAATGAATTAAATAGAGTTGCATATTTTGCTAGTTTAGCTATGAATTTCTATGATTCTAAAGAAGCTTTAAATGATGTATGTCAAAAGTATGACTTAGATTTAGATACAATAATAAATGAATTATAA
- a CDS encoding AAA family ATPase has translation MASIINSISFKNFFNYYGDYDTTRYEFEDGVNIVVADNGAGKSKFFNAFLWLFYDQVLDSDDKKKKNVKDFAVKIISDKAKNETSIGEQVQTGIKIEYSTGRYKYQITKSFTATRISEKLTDFDSWQITIDDIEVDKTDHVLPKYKPVYDAEEKQKVISQLILPTLRQYSFFQGEEVDKMIDFSKKSSIEDAVRTLTNISKYEDIANIVKDIALKAEKDLNKQTNATSEHNDRLNKAIVVKKELQEKLIQESEKLTEFNTLYEAAEQEKNELEQNFANAEKRKELDDKISDKNRVLKRVKDDYDTFLDGINNRFFDGNFSWITLGFEDSINDFKNNIKEFRQKRYEKRALQNAAENPNDYFTMLPVNSPDAVTLDQMIEDKKCYVCDRDAEVGSDAYNYLLKLKNRPNENNTKKEFVKNDLEDFFGNLQLNAAPFLNKFDSIPSSVLRTREKELELKQRLDKLSSELKALKSQRKDILIAGTEGEGVDNATTIINQYKGSIRRMEQASSRIERLQDTIKSLKTQIINTEKEITNLRPKDIPEGFTVNYEISKDLVEATLQAKERVFDKMVSLLEDHANKHFQSLIKYNDIKGGVLRFQKSPSGGISLDYIDELGNDVSGASEGFQRMKKFAVVMSIISANTSQYNYPLLADAPLSAFGKAFNKGFFEAIPDVFPQSIILVKDLYDKDSEDKLTDLGQQLIKSDVIKTFYLNEVDEESSQIERTTKIERRK, from the coding sequence ATGGCATCAATAATAAATAGTATATCCTTCAAGAATTTTTTCAATTACTATGGAGATTATGATACAACAAGATATGAGTTTGAAGACGGTGTAAATATAGTAGTAGCTGATAATGGAGCTGGAAAATCTAAATTTTTTAATGCTTTTTTATGGCTATTCTATGATCAAGTTTTGGATTCAGATGATAAAAAGAAAAAGAATGTAAAAGATTTTGCTGTTAAAATCATCTCTGATAAAGCTAAAAATGAAACCTCTATTGGAGAGCAAGTACAAACAGGAATCAAAATAGAATATTCTACTGGCAGATATAAATACCAAATAACAAAGTCTTTTACTGCTACAAGAATAAGTGAAAAACTAACAGATTTTGATAGTTGGCAAATAACAATAGATGATATTGAGGTAGACAAAACAGACCATGTTTTACCTAAATACAAGCCTGTTTATGATGCTGAGGAAAAACAAAAAGTAATAAGTCAACTTATACTACCTACCTTAAGACAATACTCTTTCTTTCAAGGGGAAGAAGTAGATAAGATGATTGATTTTAGTAAAAAATCAAGTATTGAAGATGCTGTAAGAACATTAACTAATATTAGTAAATATGAAGACATTGCTAACATTGTTAAAGACATTGCTTTAAAGGCTGAAAAAGACTTAAATAAGCAAACTAACGCAACTAGTGAACATAATGACAGATTAAATAAAGCTATTGTTGTTAAAAAAGAATTACAAGAAAAACTAATTCAAGAATCAGAGAAGTTAACAGAATTTAATACTTTATACGAAGCTGCTGAACAGGAAAAAAATGAGTTAGAGCAAAACTTTGCTAATGCAGAAAAAAGGAAAGAATTAGATGATAAAATCTCTGATAAAAACAGAGTTTTAAAACGTGTAAAAGATGACTATGATACTTTTCTTGATGGAATAAACAATAGGTTCTTTGATGGTAATTTTTCATGGATCACCTTAGGGTTTGAAGACTCCATAAATGATTTTAAAAATAACATTAAAGAATTCAGACAAAAAAGATACGAGAAAAGAGCTCTACAAAATGCAGCTGAAAATCCTAACGATTACTTTACAATGCTACCTGTTAACTCTCCTGATGCTGTTACATTAGATCAGATGATTGAGGATAAAAAGTGCTATGTATGTGATAGAGATGCTGAAGTAGGCTCAGATGCGTACAACTACTTATTGAAGCTAAAAAACAGACCTAATGAAAATAACACTAAAAAAGAGTTTGTTAAAAATGATCTGGAAGACTTTTTTGGAAATCTTCAGTTAAATGCAGCGCCTTTTTTAAACAAATTTGACTCTATACCCTCTAGTGTTTTAAGAACCAGAGAAAAAGAACTAGAGTTAAAACAAAGACTGGACAAGTTAAGTTCAGAATTAAAAGCTTTAAAATCTCAACGAAAAGACATTTTAATTGCAGGTACAGAAGGTGAAGGTGTAGACAATGCAACAACTATTATAAACCAGTATAAAGGGTCTATAAGAAGAATGGAGCAAGCTTCTTCAAGAATAGAAAGACTTCAAGATACCATTAAAAGCTTAAAAACACAGATTATTAATACTGAGAAGGAAATAACAAATCTACGTCCTAAAGATATCCCTGAAGGTTTCACTGTTAACTATGAAATAAGTAAAGATCTAGTTGAAGCTACATTACAAGCTAAGGAGCGTGTATTTGATAAAATGGTTAGTCTATTAGAAGACCATGCAAACAAACATTTTCAAAGCTTAATTAAATATAATGACATTAAAGGAGGTGTTTTAAGATTTCAAAAATCTCCTTCTGGTGGAATATCTTTAGATTATATAGATGAATTAGGTAACGATGTATCTGGAGCTTCTGAAGGTTTCCAAAGAATGAAGAAATTTGCAGTGGTTATGTCTATCATATCAGCTAACACATCTCAATACAATTACCCTTTATTAGCTGATGCACCTTTATCTGCTTTTGGTAAAGCTTTTAACAAAGGATTCTTTGAAGCAATACCAGATGTATTCCCACAGAGTATTATTTTGGTTAAAGACCTTTATGACAAAGACTCAGAAGACAAACTAACAGACTTAGGGCAGCAACTAATAAAAAGTGATGTTATTAAAACATTTTACCTAAATGAAGTAGATGAAGAATCTTCACAAATAGAAAGAACTACTAAAATTGAAAGAAGAAAATAA